In the Centroberyx gerrardi isolate f3 chromosome 9, fCenGer3.hap1.cur.20231027, whole genome shotgun sequence genome, one interval contains:
- the s1pr3a gene encoding sphingosine 1-phosphate receptor 3a produces the protein MGNILEEGMNAVIVSHYNHSGKWDRPRNSGACKMAVLLLICVLIVLENVTVLLALWRNKRFHSRMYFLIGNLALSDLLAGVAYVVNIFTSGRNTYFLTPAQWLAREGSMFVALSASTFSLLAIGIERHMTMVRLRPCEAAGRGRLLGLLGACWAVSVLLSALPSLGWNCLDNLTSCSTVLPLYAKSYVAFCISVFSALLVAIIILYIRIYRLVTSSGRRVSSRPSERSLALLRTVVIVLGVFVMCWAPLFLLLLLDVGCSPDSCPVLYQVDWFIALAVLNSALNPLIYTLSSREMRAAFFRLLCCCQTSMESSGTPMAGNPHLGTIIPTAENSKSSLGGVGGSGAGRSAMNRGKVPTPLNSDNKHGDPSTPAVPHPSGPADLLSAVLVKAGALPSLGKF, from the coding sequence ATGGGGAACATACTGGAGGAAGGGATGAACGCTGTGATCGTCAGCCACTACAACCACTCGGGGAAGTGGGACCGGCCTCGCAACAGCGGGGCCTGTAAGATGGCCGTGTTGCTGCTCATCTGCGTGCTGATCGTATTGGAGAACGTCACGGTCCTGCTGGCGCTCTGGAGGAACAAGCGCTTCCACAGCCGCATGTACTTCCTCATTGGCAACCTGGCGCTGTCAGACCTGCTGGCCGGCGTGGCCTACGTGGTAAACATCTTCACCTCGGGACGCAATACCTACTTCCTGACCCCGGCCCAGTGGCTGGCCAGGGAGGGAAGCATGTTTGTGGCCCTCAGTGCCTCCACCTTCAGCCTTCTGGCCATTGGGATTGAGAGGCACATGACTATGGTGCGTCTGCGTCCATGTGAGGCGGCGGGCCGGGGGAGActgctggggctgctggggGCCTGCTGGGCCGTGTCAGTGCTGCTTAGCGCTCTGCCCAGCCTGGGCTGGAACTGCCTGGACAATCTGACCTCCTGCTCCACAGTGCTGCCGCTCTACGCTAAGAGCTACGTGGCCTTCTGCATCAGTGTCTTCAGCGCCCTGTTGGTGGCCATCATCATCCTCTACATCAGGATCTACCGCCTGGTGACCTCCAGCGGCCGCAGGGTCAGCAGCAGGCCCTCGGAGCGCTCGCTGGCCCTGCTGCGGACTGTGGTTATCGTTCTCGGGGTGTTTGTCATGTGCTGGGCCCCTCTGTTCCTTCTCTTGCTGCTGGATGTGGGTTGCAGCCCGGACAGCTGCCCTGTGCTCTACCAGGTGGACTGGTTCATCGCCCTGGCCGTGCTCAACTCGGCCCTCAACCCCCTGATATACACCCTCTCCAGCAGGGAGATGAGGGCCGCCTTCTTCaggctgctgtgctgctgtcagACCAGCATGGAGTCCAGCGGGACTCCCATGGCAGGCAACCCCCACCTGGGCACCATCATCCCCACGGCCGAGAATAGCAAGTCCAGTTTGGGCGGAGTAGGGGGCAGCGGGGCTGGAAGGTCCGCTATGAACAGAGGGAAGGTTCCTACACCTTTGAACTCTGACAACAAGCATGGTGATCCCTCCACCCCCGCTGTGCCGCACCCCTCTGGGCCGGCCGACCTGCTCTCGGCTGTACTGGTCAAGGCCGGGGCGCTGCCCTCCCTCGGCAAGTTCTGA